The following proteins are encoded in a genomic region of Bufo bufo chromosome 11, aBufBuf1.1, whole genome shotgun sequence:
- the GNPNAT1 gene encoding glucosamine 6-phosphate N-acetyltransferase codes for MIPDETPLFDPQLLEEIDWSQNTVSFSPPISPEHPGEGLVLRPLCTADINRGFYKVLGQLTKVGDVTAEDFIKKFEHMKKTENYFVTVLEDLNLGQIVATATLIVEHKFIHGCAKRGRIEEVVVSDECRGKQLGKLLLSVLTLLSKKLDCYKVTLECKPKNVAFYEKFGYTASDETYMQCRFYD; via the exons ATGATTCCAGATGAGACCCCCTTGTTTGACCCCCAATTACTGGAAGAGATCGACTGGAGTCAGAATACGGTGTCATTCAGTCCGCCCATCTCTCCGGAGCACCCTGGGGAAGGGCTCGTCCTGAGACCCCTGTGTACTGCAGACATAAATAGAG GTTTTTACAAAGTACTTGGTCAACTAACAAAGGTCGGAGATGTGACGGCAGAGGATTTTATAA aaaaatttGAACACATGAAGAAAACAGAGAATTACTTTGTGACCGTGTTGGAAGATCTGAATCTCGGTCAGATTGTAGCCACAGCCACGTTAATTGTAGAACATAAATTCATACACGGCTGCGCCAAg CGAGGTCGGATAGAGGAGGTTGTCGTCAGTGATGAGTGTCGGGGAAAACAGCTTGGAAAACT GTTGTTGTCGGTGCTTACTCTGCTAAGTAAAAAGCTTGACTGTTACAAAGTTACCCTGGAGTGCAAGCCCAAGAACGTCGCCTTTTATGAGAAGTTTGGTTACACGGCCTCGGATGAAACCTACATGCAGTGCCGATTCTACGATTAA